One window of Corynebacterium accolens genomic DNA carries:
- a CDS encoding galactan 5-O-arabinofuranosyltransferase, which produces MTSPATPSQKAPASEKNRTTAYHADALPHRSTLLGILFAALGGGIVTLLGWYAFKAVSLPSFNTSMVTRALSTVGVVITLVLAGGFSVWWIYDHYKETFSRPRWRTWVTYAVTYLSPALLTLASIGLPLSASRLWLDGVQVDQAFRTQFLTRSVDQMGYADMNYLDMPTFYPLGWFWLGGRLGSLLGVPGWEVYQPWSLISIAVAGCILVPIWQHLTKSLPVGTAIALTTTAVTLTIAAEEPYSAVIAMGIPAIAVLSARAFQGSRLSTLAVALYLGISATFYTLFTGAAALTVVSLIAVFTAFYERTWRPLIRLIIIAVISIAIALIAWAPYLWSVLHSSAPLQTTAQHYLPEEGTQIPVPFLSLSIVGFLCLVGLVYIVMRLQNTEMRALGLALIGIYGWIILSMVVTLAGTTLLSFRLEVIVVLLFATAGILALGEVRTVGIHRLYPASFSSAGNKRLTAVFGVILTLAGVFYAQQIPEENEDAIDYAYRDTDGYGERGDRFTSDSSHHYLDIHNFIQDQGYTANETVVLTDEKTFMAYYPYWGFNAFTSHYANPLGEFTTRNDQIETWANDSWEQTPEEFKESLDSTPWRGPDVMIFRGDLDNKDDGYKLHLAEDIYPNQPNIRFRAVFFNAEVFDKGWELKQTGPFVTAVRTQ; this is translated from the coding sequence GCCGCCCTCGGTGGCGGCATCGTCACCCTCCTTGGTTGGTATGCTTTCAAGGCGGTATCCCTGCCGTCCTTTAATACCTCCATGGTCACCCGCGCGCTATCTACCGTCGGCGTCGTCATCACCTTGGTTCTAGCCGGTGGATTTAGCGTGTGGTGGATTTATGACCACTACAAGGAGACTTTCTCCAGGCCGCGGTGGCGCACGTGGGTGACGTACGCGGTGACCTACCTATCGCCGGCCCTTCTCACCCTCGCGTCTATCGGCCTGCCGCTTTCTGCTTCGCGCTTGTGGCTCGATGGCGTACAGGTGGACCAAGCATTCCGCACCCAGTTCCTTACCCGCTCGGTGGATCAAATGGGCTATGCGGACATGAACTACCTGGACATGCCCACCTTCTACCCGTTGGGCTGGTTCTGGCTGGGCGGGCGCCTCGGCTCGTTGCTCGGAGTCCCAGGCTGGGAGGTCTACCAGCCCTGGTCGCTAATTTCCATCGCGGTAGCAGGCTGCATCCTCGTTCCCATCTGGCAGCACCTCACTAAGTCCCTGCCCGTGGGAACCGCAATCGCGCTGACCACCACCGCCGTCACGCTCACCATTGCGGCGGAAGAGCCATACTCTGCCGTTATCGCCATGGGCATCCCGGCCATTGCGGTCTTGAGCGCTAGGGCTTTCCAGGGATCGCGCTTATCCACCCTTGCGGTGGCGCTGTACCTGGGCATTTCCGCCACGTTCTACACGCTATTTACTGGTGCGGCCGCGCTTACCGTCGTAAGCCTCATTGCGGTATTTACCGCATTCTATGAGCGCACGTGGCGCCCTCTTATCCGCCTTATCATCATCGCGGTTATTTCTATCGCCATCGCGCTCATCGCATGGGCACCCTATCTCTGGAGCGTACTGCACTCCTCTGCCCCGCTGCAGACCACCGCGCAGCACTACCTGCCGGAAGAAGGCACGCAGATACCGGTGCCCTTCTTGTCCTTGAGCATCGTCGGATTCCTCTGCTTGGTCGGCCTGGTCTACATCGTCATGCGCCTGCAAAACACGGAGATGCGCGCGCTCGGCCTTGCCCTCATCGGCATCTACGGGTGGATCATCTTATCCATGGTGGTGACCCTGGCCGGCACCACGCTGCTGAGCTTCCGCCTCGAGGTCATCGTGGTGCTGCTCTTTGCCACCGCCGGCATCCTCGCCCTAGGGGAGGTGCGCACCGTTGGCATCCACCGCCTGTACCCCGCTAGCTTCTCCAGCGCGGGCAATAAGCGTCTGACCGCCGTCTTCGGCGTCATTTTGACGCTGGCGGGTGTGTTCTATGCCCAGCAGATCCCGGAGGAAAATGAGGATGCCATCGACTACGCCTACCGCGATACCGATGGTTACGGTGAGCGTGGGGACCGCTTTACCAGCGATTCCTCCCACCACTACCTAGATATCCACAACTTCATCCAGGACCAGGGCTATACCGCCAATGAAACCGTGGTCCTCACGGATGAAAAGACATTCATGGCCTACTACCCGTACTGGGGTTTTAACGCCTTTACCAGCCACTATGCCAATCCGCTGGGCGAGTTTACGACCCGCAATGACCAGATTGAAACCTGGGCGAATGACTCCTGGGAGCAAACCCCAGAGGAATTCAAGGAGTCGCTGGATTCCACCCCATGGCGCGGGCCAGATGTCATGATTTTCCGCGGCGATCTGGACAATAAGGACGACGGTTACAAGCTGCACTTGGCCGAGGATATTTATCCCAACCAGCCCAATATTCGCTTCCGCGCGGTCTTTTTCAACGCCGAGGTTTTTGACAAGGGCTGGGAGCTCAAACAAACCGGTCCTTTCGTAACAGCGGTACGAACCCAGTAA